The DNA sequence gtatttgaccacactctcagtagagggtcaagtctgaacttcctctgacccaggtttgcaccattcacacatgtcctgtcactggataccagggacaagagaccagcacttccctatacacttccctcctcaggaacttttagagggcaatgagcttgctcatcaccttcctctccaaactagagaaatccagattgctcagccactcctcagaggacatgccttccggtcggtcaccagctttgttgctgattttatgccgttgatcattgcctaatgctccaatctatctagatcgcTCTGCAAGGCTCCTTGCccctcaggatagtcatcagcacctccgaggatggcattatcagaaaatttgctaatggtgcattaaattcctgcatccatattattgataaaaatattggacagacctggccctaggactgagtcctaaggaacatcactggtggcttccgtgaagaatttattcctcatatccaatctaaacctctccgtgtgcaacttgaggccatttcctcttgtcctatcacttgctacttgggacaagagaccaacaccctccatgatgaaacctcctttcaggcagctgtagagagtaataacgtctctcctcagcctcctgttctcaaggctgaacagccccagctccctcaaccgctcctcgtcagactggtgctccagacccttcaccagccttgtcaccctcctctgaactctctccagcacctcaatgtctttcttgccATGAGcagcctaaaactgaccccaggattcaaggtgcagcctcaccagtgcccagtacaaagggatgatcacttctctagtcctgctaaagctctgattgaatcaaggcttgaacaccttggtgtgacccagttggtgacaggttggactgcagactcctgaggtcccttcaacctcagttctctcatgatcccattgtgatgttgggctctgtttcagactggagcagagcaggcgatgatggggcaggatccacctgtgctgtaggtgaccatctaaaccaacatctcagcccgtgaaccagccaacacctcagtgtgactcgctctgggcaacgtgtgaggagtcctgggcagggaaggttcagagggcatggggcgctgtgcaagacacaacatgatcttggcttcatgcctgcaggcccatcagatgtcagttgatgtcaatggatattaaaataagaggaactgaagacaaagatccaaagcagagGTAGGTGtcaacatactttttttttgtttctttggtgtggtgtctcttctttaaaaaggaaagagttctccagaactgggcatgggtttaggacacaaatgtcttcagctccagggacacaaacacctgctgccagtgtagatgccccgggaacccctgcccaggctccacctgcactgcaaggtgctctggtctccccaggtcctgtgtgatagatgccaatcccaggccagcacctcaggtacactgggcccctaaaatggccctggctgtttatggtgagacagctgatgaaagaTGTACTAAGGGtatgagaagaaatattggtcttcccccgtacttctattaccaacactctatgatttcatctccctcatcattcaggagttcccacctctcctgattaaatgtccctgcccaaggacaactttccagcactgtctggacgtttgcccttcccagtgctctcaggtttctcctccacttgctctttggtcattcagtggcctctcagctgtctggtttctgctttgagcttcagggagttacaaacttgccccattcttcagagctctaattaacatggcagtcaacacgttcattgtgtttattttgatcctctcctatctctctgtctaaaccagttcttgtgtgggtgtcccttgtggatgctggacctcatcagatccagcttacacacacagctgaggaaagtgttttgctgtttattaaactgatgtaggaaaagtgatgcaatctctggtggccaatgagggaaccggcagactgggggtgggggtgaggagccaggttgtccatacagtgtccagcctcaaggactgttctcctgcctgtccagatgtcttcaggagaccctcgggatcaatgtccagtgtagaatgctgctgtcacttcttctatacactgaaaaatgatagaaaacaccctggaaagaaaaaccctcctttatgaaatcttctttgaaaccttcatcagcaagtgtcccattgaaacctctccagttagttctacaagtcttgaagatttgaaggaaattacagaaagaaacatggcttgttagggctttctgtgttttaatgagccccgtggcgtatttggtgctgagtccatgaacctcagataccaaggacaggctgaagaatctgctcaagaagtccaagtcagaacaaactccaaagtaccttgaagcattaatgggccccactgagggctgttactgacaaagcctccccagggactcgttagagcagataattggaggctgtgattgcatcaggcaaaggcaaagtgcagcagctctgatgctgagaaagcccttggtttgtctgatgaaggacaatggccaagccttgagcccctgcccctgggaagggagatcctgtccctcacaggtggctcaggttcttcctggggctgtggggagtgcgatgcccagtgcaggacaatggtgtgacactccctggggatgcaaggaggcaatggggagccatggccatgacaaccatgtgtctcctctAAGACCTcactggcagggacatcagccatagccaaggggacaaagaccttggctctttcagggacatccagccttgccagtgcccttggccatctccaccacagtccatcctgcactgtcccaggcctgtggctgtttccccacaggctgcagacaccccatgcgcttccccaccttgttctcagcccagtgtgtccccacctgtgctgctgtctctccatccgcaccagctgttcctggaaacacaaagccatggctgatccagagtccttctgaatgaccacagcactgcgctcagaatgacgtttctttatcctgagctccactctggacctccagagctgcagtgtctgatggttttcctttctcatgctgtttcccactacaaaaaaaaaaaaagtgccatcatcttggaaagtgattttcaagagttcttgagcCACTATTATCCTTCCCTCTCAATGTTCTATCCCAGACAGCAACTAAgaccacaatagctgctcacGTACTCCTCCAACCTATTAAGTGCGATATGGAAGATAACCGAAGTGAATGGAGAAACCCGTGGgttcagaaacagcattttaataagacaataaaaatagtataatatactactactatgtatataattaaatgaaatgaaacttaaaaattaaaatgattctatgaaacactaggtcaaaaatctatgttttcattgtacagatgagatgtaaacacatggctcagggctcttcctgggaccgtgggatgtgggtgtgcaaggcccagggaaggacaacactgggacaacaacttccagcttccccatggggctgcaaggaggcaccgaggccccagtgccatgaggacaacatgtcttctcctgggcctcagtggcagagacaactgccctggccaaggggacagagacctgggttctgtgggtcccttccagccttacagcgccctttgccatctccaccacaggctgttccacacggtgctacccctgcccctctttccctgcaggctgcagacacccatctcgcttccccacctgctctcacccagcatttctgcaccttcactgctgtgtctgcaccctcactggctgctctttggcacacaaaccatgggctgatccagctccctctgggtcacctcttgccccacagcactgctcttacagtgacatttttaactcctgatatccagtctccacttccccatctgcacttagtggctttgtttttttttctctgctgctttttcccactacttTGGAAGCTTCACCACCTCAGAAACTGCCCATCAAGCAGAGATCCCAACCTGTTATTCTTCTAGTCGTCTTGCagttgaccagagagaagtaatcTCACCATGAtttcctaaatcccatgagtgctgctggcctttcagcttctctgatacacacgaccatgtccctgctgctgtcccaccatgttctcaggtgggatggatgtgacaacctgtctccaagatctcttcctgggtaggatctgtcatacttgggcagaggttctttcccagccgtgtccctgctgctgggttgtcacctccagagacaaaACTGGCCTCACTGTCCTCTTCACAGCCACatgattctgactggattatgagtgtctgagacacagcTGACCTCATAATACCATAactatccatcaccttttttatggcccaggacccgatcagataaaagtatacttgttttatcaaatttatcaaGTATATTCCCTACTAgagatttgagttgaaaaacactcttcagaggaactgctgtatttttgttgacaacatttagaactccttttctgtcttttattctttttattcttcctctgcctattctaccttcaaaatcctctccaagggaaagacTCATTGAATCTCAGAATAACTTGAGGTTTGAAGAAAGCCCTTATCtcacttgtctcactgtcctgctccaggcagggtgaACCAGGCGAGGTTGTTCAAGGGTTCCTCACAACTATGCCtcaccacagagaagctgaaagtgcaCTCGTCACATCATagagagggagaataaagacgtttaacagtgttggtccaagtgctggtcactgagggatgctactAGTAACTGGCTGCACGGAGGGCTTTGTACCGCTGATGACATTTGGCTTGATTgtccagccaacttcccacccagcttccaattctccagcccagagatcaCTGATCTGGTTACTAGGACACCAAGGAACACCatgtctgtgaccctgcaaaatTCCGGGTATGGCGGCAGGTTGACCAGCTGTTaattctccttcatgcttttcatgcagatggGTTCGATATCTGCCTTTCCAAAGACCTCGGAAACCCTTTTAccactttgtcttgcttttgagagcacaaccccgaatcacaggcaagggtgacagcagacaggagcacttgcaatgagcctgtcccagcagctgagatgaatctcactgggacattgaggtttgttcctggagtcacacacagaaatgccagggttccatCAGGCATCCATATCTGAGTTGGTCTCAGGAccccttctgcacccagggatgctcagagacagtctgtcccttttacacacaaaGGTAGGAGTCACactgtccctctggcctcccgtTGCCACTCCAAAGGGGTGGGAGACACCTCACCTATGGTgagtcaccctgctctgcactaatctgagatgtcccacatcatgaggaatggacacggggagctcaattaaggaagcacaagccagtgctgcattcaggcagtttcccgtggggtgttacttccaacaggaagtgacctcaggaccttgtgtgtgccacaggttttcatggaaccccaaggaacagttgatggtgtttgtgctcactcgtgttcatgtcacctcacatccaagatgtgcgtgctcacatcccatctgtacaaagcaacacagactgctgaactattcattgagtgtccatccatggagggaagaacagatTCTCTGGGTGAAAGGCCAGTATTgaaaatggtggttgtgaggggccagtccatgatgattgacctgaggctccttccatggggtgtccagtgcacaggggcacagcccagcccctgctctgctggtcctgcaggtctctggcaggagcctggctgtgagaggacactgctgtgtgccagccctgcacacacacactgttcagctgcacaCCGGTGTTTCATCTGTGAgtgacttttgtaggaatatgcttgagagaaacattgcaagaagatataaaccatcatgcaccaCCCAAAAAAGATCACTTTTTCTTGTGGAAGTACTGTtactgaggccagctctgtcacagcagtgcccattgcctgtccctgcctgcgcccacagcactgacacacagcaggacggtgaccaagctgccagagcactcaggccttgcaccaacaccagggatgagaaggagagtgtggcagtggaaccagaacagctctggaagaacaagcgctgctgctccctcacggatgctgccatgccagagctgttttcccctccacccacgcacaggaactgtccctgaaTGTGCaaaaaggccttgcaggaaggatatagtgaaaaacaagtcactacaGGAATCTTTATTTTGGTTAGAGACAAGAAGTGTACTGTTCCTCATTTAAACAGCCAGTggctataaaagaaaagcagacagtggaTTAAAAAGGGGCTGAAAACATCATCgcaataagaaaataacaaataacaacagaaaatccagatgacaggttgagcctgtaattagctacattaaaactcctgtgtagaagcagatgggcagtacattgctgcagaaaacactaagatatgagtttcctcagggcatccttgagctccttgttcctcatgctgtagatgagggggttcactgctggagccaccaccgagtacagaacagacaccaccaggtccagggaaggagaagatatagaggggggcttcaggtaggcaaacatgacagtgctgaggaacagggagaccacggccaggtgagggaggcaggtggaaaaggctttgtgccgtccctgctcagaggggatcctcagcacggccctgaagatctgcacataggacaccacaatgaacacaaaacacgtaaaacctaaacaggcactgaccacaagaagcccaagttccctgaggtaggagtgtaagcaggagagcttgaggatctgggggatttcacagaagaactggcccagggcattgcccttgcacaggggcagtgaaaatgtattggccgtgtgcagcagagaatagagaaacccagtggcccaggcagctgctgccatgtggacacaagctctgctgcccaggagggtcccgtagtgcaggggtttgcagatggcaacgtagcggtcgtacgacatgataGTGAGGAGCCAGTattctgctgaagctaaaaagagaaacagaaacacttgggcagcacatcctgtgtaggagatggccctggtgttccagagggaattggccatggatttggggacaatggtggagatggagcccaggtcaatGACagagaggttgagcaggaagaagtacatgggggtgtggaggtgctggtcccaggctatggtggtgatgatgaggccgttgcccaggagggcagccaggtagatgcccaggaagagccagaagtgcaagagctgcagctcccgtgtgtctgtgaacggcaggaggaggaactgggtgatggagctgctgttggacatttgcttttcgtgagcatggggcgctgtaatgaggaaaaaaagaagtgcctgtgggtcagtgcagagtgagggcagctgctctgtccctctgtcttgctccagctgccctgggctggcacctttctgagatgggggctgatcacactcccatgtcaccctgaaaagccaccaggcactgctgagagcagagggatccacctcagaccatgacaggtctcaccctttcctaaggtctcagcacccaacgtttagcccaggacacactcagctcattccccagccccacagactgcattgcccacagcccacaggtcagagcaaagctgggacacgtgtgcccatggacacacctgcaggaaaggacccacaagctcaggctgtgactctgcagctgaaactgccatccccagagagcctgacagcaagaacaagatcccaacagcagtgacccacagcagggcagcaagaaggaaaatgcggtgagggtgggtgtgagagaggccagggcagaggcagccgggcacgcagacagcgtcacccttctccagctgtgcagccacctcccagacaccaacactgccgggcagctgctctcagcccctgtgctctgcagaggaactggagctctggctgcacaggagctgcttcatgccttggagcccccggccctgagggcagaggctttgctgggtgggacaggagcccagggggctgctcacaggagggatctgcactgcaggggatcacaggcacttttctctgttctccctcccataaccactgcgggtttggtttcctctcatttctgatcatttccctgctgcctggagattctcccctgggaggtgtttccctgtccatgtctcttccctgtcagtgctcacagaccatcccaccctctgtgccctccccctggccctacagatcctgcctgttcacagggcactgcctgggggcatctccctgtttgcaggctggaaaacaggacagg is a window from the Columba livia isolate bColLiv1 breed racing homer unplaced genomic scaffold, bColLiv1.pat.W.v2 Scaffold_140, whole genome shotgun sequence genome containing:
- the LOC135577792 gene encoding olfactory receptor 14J1-like, producing the protein MYFFLLNLSVIDLGSISTIVPKSMANSLWNTRAISYTGCAAQVFLFLFLASAEYWLLTIMSYDRYVAICKPLHYGTLLGSRACVHMAAAAWATGFLYSLLHTANTFSLPLCKGNALGQFFCEIPQILKLSCLHSYLRELGLLVVSACLGFTCFVFIVVSYVQIFRAVLRIPSEQGRHKAFSTCLPHLAVVSLFLSTVMFAYLKPPSISSPSLDLVVSVLYSVVAPPLAV